From Salvelinus namaycush isolate Seneca chromosome 2, SaNama_1.0, whole genome shotgun sequence, one genomic window encodes:
- the LOC120061253 gene encoding beta-1,4 N-acetylgalactosaminyltransferase 1-like, with product MRSLRKTVLLAIVASVVLVVALLHSWPTRAYTTVDVRQRPGPIVERHLEERLPEPDQRSANIPYRLKESVAGLLARNGCVCEGESGGVNLPFAQLLFPRVSAHPLHTAFDASELEEMKRRRAKEFQGFQMRSQTPVDMLIVAEANNPLQYPTQGVEVRPLKTILIPGLALQDLPRELYTVNFTSTLGALNVAAEVEGVKVKGDGEMHMTLMSSLLPNLNRQLQFVSYTNTLFHPSTADTVQFETEGHQAMFTIKIRHRVTPKLYNTGPKGEYNISALVTIATKTFLRYDKLQDLIDSVRRYYPTVTIVIADDSENPKTVSGPYIEHYIMPFGKGWFAGRNLAVSQVTTKYLLWVDDDFIFTANTKLEKLVDVLEKTTLDLVGGAVREATGYTATYRQTISIEPGEEEEGDCLHMRRAFHHIIQGFPNCVVTDGVINFFLARTDKVQQVGFDPRLARVAHLEFFIDGLGSLHVGSCDDVIVNHATKIKLPWVSQSESDKTYAKFRYPPASSDATHTKNGLLYFKNHFQCLTHN from the exons ATGCGTTCCCTGAGGAAGACAGTGTTGTTGGCCATTGTGGCAtcagtggtgttggtggtggcCCTCCTCCATTCTTGGCCCACCCGAGCCTACACCACAGTGGATGTCCGCCagagaccagggcctatagtagAGAGGCACCTGGAGGAGAGGCTCCCAGAACCGGACCAAAGATCTGCCAACATCCCCTATCGCCTGAAGGAGAGTGTTGCAGG TCTGTTGGCACGTAACGGGTGCGTGTGTGAGGGTGAGAGTGGTGGGGTGAACCTGCCCTTTGCCCAGCTACTGTTCCCACGGGTGTCGGCACACCCCCTGCACACTGCTTTTGATGCCTCTGAGCTGGAGGAGATGAAAAGACGGAGGGCCAAGGAGTTCCAGGGCTTCCAGATGAG GTCTCAGACTCCTGTAGATATGCTCATTGTGGCCGAGGCCAACAATCCTCTGCAGTACCCAACACAGGGGGTGGAAGTACGGCCGCTCAAAACCATACTCATCCCAG GACTTGCCTTACAAGACCTTCCCAGAGAGCTGTACACA GTCAACTTCACCTCCACCCTGGGAGCGTTAAATGTGGCAGCGGAGGTTGAGGGGGTAAAGGTCAAAGGTGACGGGGAGATGCACATGACCCTGATGAGCAGCCTGCTGCCCAACCTGAACCGGCAGTTACAGTTTGTCTCCTACACCAACACACTATTCCACCCTAGTACAGCAGACACAG TGCAGTTTGAGACCGAGGGACACCAAGCCATGTTCACCATCAAGATCCGCCATCGTGTAACTCCAAAACTCTACAACACAGGACCCAAAGGGG AATACAACATCAGTGCCCTTGTTACGATAGCAACCAAAACTTTCCTGCGCTATGACAAGCTCCAAGATCTCATCGACAGCGTGCGACGATACTATCCCACTGTCACCATAGTAATAGCTGATGACAGTGAAAACCCCAAGACTGTCTCTGGCCCCTACATCGAACATTACATCATGCCATTTGGaaag GGCTGGTTTGCAGGACGGAACCTAGCTGTTTCCCAGGTGACCACTAAATATCTGCTGTGGGTGGATGATGACTTCATCTTCACGGCCAACACCAAGCTGGAGAAACTAGTGGACGTACTGGAGAAGACCACCCTGGATCTG gtgggTGGTGCAGTGCGGGAGGCTACAGGCTACACTGCCACCTACAGGCAGACCATCTCCATTGAgccaggggaggaggaggagggcgacTGCCTGCACATGCGGAGGGCCTTCCACCACATCATACAGGGCTTCCCAAACTGTGTGGTCACTGACGGGGTCATCAACTTCTTCTTGGCCCGCACAGACAAGGTCCAGCAGGTGGGCTTCGACCCCCGCCTGGCCAGAGTGGCCCACCTGG AGTTTTTCATCGATGGCCTTGGCTCGCTTCACGTGGGATCCTGTGATGATGTCATCGTCAATCACGCCACCAAGATCAAGCTTCCCTGGGTCAGCCAATCAGAGAGTGACAAGACTTACGCCAAGTTCCGCTACCCACCAGCCTCCTCGGACGCCACACACACCAAAAACGGCCTCCTCTATTTTAAGAACCACTTCCAGTGTTTGACTCACAATTAA